The following DNA comes from Acidimicrobiia bacterium.
CGCGATCCGCTCCAGCACTTCGTACGGCAGGCGCGCCCAGTCGGCGGTCATCGCGTCTTCGGACGTGACCGCGCGGATGACGATCGGGTACGCGTACGTGCGGTCGTCGCCCATCACGCCGACGGTGCGGACCGCGGGCAGCACCGCAAAGCTCTGCCAGATCTCGCGGTAGAGGCCGGCGCGCTTGATCTCCTCGACGACGATCGCGTCGGCGCCCTGCAGGATCGCGATGCGCTCGGGAGTGATCGTGCCGATGATGCGCACCGCGAGCCCGGGACCGGGGAACGGCTGGCGCCACACGATCTCCTCGGGCAGACCGAGCTCCTCGCCGACCGCGCGCACCTCGTCCTTGAACAGGTGCCGCAGCGGCTCGACGAGCTCGAAGTCCATGTCGTCGGGGAGACCGCCGACGTTGTGGTGCGACTTGATGTTCGCGTTGTCGCCGCCACCGGACTCGACGATGTCGGGATAGAGCGTGCCCTGCACGAGGAAGCGCGCCGGCGCGCCCGTGTCGGCGAGATCGCGGGCCGCTTCCTCGAACACTCGGATGAACAGCTCGCCGATGATCTTGCGCTTGCGCTCGGGGTCGATGACGTCGTCGAGCGCGGCAAGGAAGCGGTCGGCCGCCTTCACGTGTACGAGGTCGATGTTGAACTGCTTGCGGAACGTCTCCTCGACCTGCTCGGCCTCGTTCTGCCGCATCAGGCCGGTGTCGACGAACACGCACGTGAGCTGGTCGCCGACGGCTTTGTGCACGAGCGCGGCCGCGACCGCGGAGTCGACGCCGCCCGACAGCCCACAGATCACGCGCTCCTTGCCGACCTGCGCGCGCACCTCGGCGACGCCCTGCTCGATGATCGAGACGTTCGTCCACGTCGGAGGGCAGCCGGCGACATCGTGCAGGAAGGCTTTGAGGATGTCCTGCCCGCGCTCGGTGTGCGCGACCTCGGGATGGAACTGCACGCCGTAGAGCGCGCGTTCGGGGTCGGCGAGCGCGGCGACGGGCGTCGCGTCGGTCGACGCGAGCACCGTGAACCCGGGCGGTGCCGCCGTCAAAGTGTCGAAGTGGCTCATCCACACGACCTGCTCGAGCGGCTGGTCGTGGAAGAGGCCGCGAGCCCCGTTCACGCGCAGGTCGGTGCGCCCGTACTCGCCCCGTCCGGTCTTCGCGACCTCGCCACCGAGCTGCAGCGCGAGCAATTGCGCGCCGTAACAGATGCCGAGCACGGGAACGCCGGCCTCGTAGATCGACGGGTCGATCGTCGGCGCGCCGTCGACGTGCACGGACGCGGGGCCACCGCTGAGGATGATCGCCGCGGGCTTG
Coding sequences within:
- the guaA gene encoding glutamine-hydrolyzing GMP synthase: MSDVGPVLVVDFGAQYAQLIARRVRDAHVYSEIVPRSMPVAEMLERKPAAIILSGGPASVHVDGAPTIDPSIYEAGVPVLGICYGAQLLALQLGGEVAKTGRGEYGRTDLRVNGARGLFHDQPLEQVVWMSHFDTLTAAPPGFTVLASTDATPVAALADPERALYGVQFHPEVAHTERGQDILKAFLHDVAGCPPTWTNVSIIEQGVAEVRAQVGKERVICGLSGGVDSAVAAALVHKAVGDQLTCVFVDTGLMRQNEAEQVEETFRKQFNIDLVHVKAADRFLAALDDVIDPERKRKIIGELFIRVFEEAARDLADTGAPARFLVQGTLYPDIVESGGGDNANIKSHHNVGGLPDDMDFELVEPLRHLFKDEVRAVGEELGLPEEIVWRQPFPGPGLAVRIIGTITPERIAILQGADAIVVEEIKRAGLYREIWQSFAVLPAVRTVGVMGDDRTYAYPIVIRAVTSEDAMTADWARLPYEVLERIASRVINEVPGVNRVAYDITSKPPGTIEWE